A stretch of Phoenix dactylifera cultivar Barhee BC4 chromosome 16, palm_55x_up_171113_PBpolish2nd_filt_p, whole genome shotgun sequence DNA encodes these proteins:
- the LOC103695744 gene encoding pyruvate dehydrogenase E1 component subunit beta, whose protein sequence is MAAALQTAAPLRASSNLGANSERFRFGSLLRSPAGRKGSLLVVKSDGRHSVGFNTRLRGGNLIANAVAAKSEASAKSTDSKPGHELLLFEALREGLEEEMDRDPRVCVMGEDVGHYGGSYKVTKGLATKYGDLRVLDTPIAENSFTGMGVGAATMGLRPVVEGMNMGFLLLAFNQISNNCGMLHYTSGGQFTIPIVIRGPGGVGRQLGAEHSQRLESYFQSIPGLQMVACSTPYNAKGLMKAAIRSENPVVLFEHVLLYNLKERIPDEDYICCLEEAEMVRPGEQVTILTYSRMRYHVMQAAKTLVNKGYDPEVIDIRSLKPFDLYTIGNSVKKTHRVLIVEECMRTGGIGASLRAAIIDNFWDYLDAPILCLSSQDVPTPYAGSLEEWTLVQPAQIVAAVEQLCQ, encoded by the exons ATGGCAGCGGCGCTTCAGACGGCGGCACCCCTAAGGGCTTCCTCGAATCTCGGGGCCAATTCCGAGAGGTTTCGGTTCGGATCGCTGCTCCGATCTCCCGCAG GAAGGAAAGGAAGCCTTTTGGTTGTGAAATCTGATGGAAGACATTCTGTTGGCTTTAACACCAGGTTGCGTGGGGGGAATTTGATCGCAAATGCAGTTGCA GCAAAGAGTGAGGCTTCTGCAAAATCCACAGATTCCAAACCTGG GCATGAGCTCCTGTTGTTTGAGGCTCTACGAGAGGGTCTGGAAGAAGAGATGGACCGAGATCCTCGAGTGTGTGTAATGGGGGAAGATGTGGGTCATTATGGTGGCTCATACAAGGTGACCAAAGGGTTAGCAACGAAGTATGGAGATCTGAGGGTTCTTGACACTCCCATTGCTGAGAACTCCTTCACAGGCATGGGCGTTGGTGCTGCAACGATGGGTTTACGGCCAGTTGTCGAAGGCATGAACATGGGTTTCCTCCTGCTGGCCTTCAATCAGATATCAAACAATTGTGGTATGCTCCATTACACTTCTGGTGGCCAGTTTACCATTCCAATTGTGATTCGAGGGCCTGGAGGCGTAGGGAGGCAACTTGGGGCAGAGCACTCACAGCGGTTGGAATCATACTTCCAGTCAATTCCAGGTTTGCAAATGGTTGCCTGCTCGACCCCCTACAATGCCAAGGGACTGATGAAAGCAGCCATCAGGAGTGAGAATCCTGTGGTACTGTTTGAGCATGTGCTGCTGTATAATTTGAAGGAAAGGATCCCTGATGAGGATTACATTTGTTGTCTGGAGGAGGCAGAGATGGTTCGGCCTGGGGAGCAAGTGACAATCCTGACATACTCACGCATGAGGTATCATGTGATGCAGGCTGCGAAGACTCTGGTGAACAAAGGATACGATCCTGAGGTCATTGACATCAGATCGTTGAAGCCGTTTGACCTCTACACCATTGGGAATTCCGTGAAGAAGACACATCGCGTGCTGATAGTGGAGGAATGCATGCGTACTGGTGGAATCGGTGCCAGTCTGAGGGCGGCCATCATTGACAATTTCTGGGACTACTTGGATGCTCCTATCTTGTGCTTGTCATCGCAGGATGTGCCAACACCATATGCTGGGTCATTGGAGGAGTGGACTCTTGTGCAGCCAGCACAGATTGTGGCTGCGGTAGAGCAGCTCTGCCAATAG
- the LOC113462627 gene encoding uncharacterized protein LOC113462627 translates to MEAVYLVGSIASTTVTSCLLSLSLAVRSLLFRALASPARNPGGSEPSTNGGGGGDGDIPAVRLYEGRVRHARRRPVPHDFEYPVRYALIDLDRAPPQLRPSHLSADRAREVAATNGPVLLLTIPASVGYEQNPLSVYYCYDAAGEQEQEGDVSSSRLRMCIAEVTNTPWGERVLFVFNPGSDLVAKPLHVSPFMDMLGNWSMHADAPGEDLSIAISVEHPTLGNYFTATLHAKQVYSSSSSLNLATFFWMMPHKVAIWIYWQALKLWWKNVPFLQHPKYINPMYRDDALIRDQELRCCPSIGGSKNHSIHTSDEDNKYRWRVFSWSS, encoded by the exons atggaggcAGTGTACTTGGTGGGTTCCATTGCCTCCACCACCGTGACCTCctgcctcctctccctctccctcgccgTCCGTTCCCTCCTCTTCCGCGCCCTCGCATCTCCCGCTCGCAACCCAGGCGGTAGCGAACCAAGTAcaaacggcggcggcggcggcgatggaGACATCCCCGCCGTCCGGCTCTACGAGGGGCGCGTGCGGCATGCGCGGAGGCGCCCCGTCCCCCATGACTTCGAGTACCCCGTCCGCTACGCACTCATCGACCTCGACCGCGCCCCACCCCAGCTCCGCCCCTCTCACCTCTCCGCCGATCGTGCCCGCGAGGTCGCCGCCACCAACGGGCCCGT tCTTCTCCTGACTATACCAGCGAGTGTGGGATACGAGCAGAACCCTCTCAGCGTTTATTACTGCTATGATGCCGCTGGAGAACAAGAACAAGAAGGAGATGTGTCTTCTTCTCGCCTCAGGATGTGCATCGCAGAG GTGACGAACACGCCGTGGGGGGAGAGAGTGTTGTTTGTGTTCAACCCAGGCTCCGATTTGGTTGCTAAGCCCCTGCATGTCAGCCCATTCATG GATATGCTGGGAAATTGGAGTATGCATGCTGATGCACCTGGAGAGGATCTTTCCATTGCAATCTCAGTTGAACACCCCACACTTGGAAACTATTTCACTGCTACTTTGCATGCCAAGCAAGTCTACTCTTCATCTAGTTCACTAAACTTGGCAACATTTTTCTGGATGATGCCCCATAAGGTTGCAATCTGGATATACTGGCAG GCCCTCAAGCTTTGGTGGAAAAATGTCCCTTTCTTGCAACATCCCAAGTACATAAATCCTATGTACAGAGATGATGCTCTAATACGAGAtcaggagctccgctgctgtccCAGCATTGGAGGGAGCAAGAACCATTCAATTCATACAAGCGATGAAGACAATAAATATAGATGGCGTGTATTCAGTTGGTCTTCATGA